One genomic segment of Hevea brasiliensis isolate MT/VB/25A 57/8 chromosome 3, ASM3005281v1, whole genome shotgun sequence includes these proteins:
- the LOC110649880 gene encoding uncharacterized protein LOC110649880, with the protein MASSLHQWESDPLFSAAEVVQDSADRMDSLFRLLLHDQNLVQGDHPDPRLLMSIENHKRDLATILETAKWQLEDFERAVNSSAMQDKSRSKEDVISRHCQFIRAIREQINHVETSVDGPSMGDSMKNSEWINLNEQDRDGLALFLIGGNTTEHSNHHDMEDSSILRRFLDRTSSSSLKDDEIVEHGNIEFKNLKMNGDVHADHHSVKEKYLRKMDSPFPTRLSSDMQEISCNRQDDTGNWDLEANDATSKSVFCEKKFRAFQGRMNFRFLNNLWAMSGSRVTKSYIKRLKDGEEQRQSTRYTDVSASAQGQCVGPRLGYRSSSLEGLFSRFRANLMVLFSSLGARYQIFPFHLPINRHTIQMIFTIIFALIFLGILVSRIA; encoded by the exons GATGGATTCGCTTTTTCGCCTCCTCTTGCATGACCAAAATCTTGTTCAAGGTGACCATCCCGACCCAAGGCTGCTTATGTCAATAGAAAATCACAAGCGAGATCTTGCAACCATACTTGAAACTGCAAAATGGCAG TTGGAAGATTTTGAAAGAGCTGTCAACTCATCAGCTATGCAAGACAAATCTCGATCTAAGGAAGATGTTATTTCTAGGCATTGTCAGTTTATTAGAGCCATTAGGGAACAAATAAATCACGTCGAGACAAGTGTGGATGGCCCATCTATGGGTGATTCCATGAAAAATTCTGAATggattaatttaaatgaacaagatAGAGATGGGTTAGCTTTATTTCTTATTGGAGGAAATACCACTGAACATTCAAATCATCATGACATGGAAGATAGTAGCATTTTGAGAAGATTCCTTGATCGGACTTCATCATCTAGTttaaaagatgatgaaattgttgAGCACGGTAACATAGAATTCaagaatttaaaaatgaacggagATGTACATGCAGACCATCACTCTGTAAAGGAAAAATACCTAAGAAAGATGGATTCTCCTTTCCCTACAAGATTAAGCTCAGATATGCAAGAGATCTCTTGTAACAGGCAAGACGATACTGGCAATTGGGACCTGGAAGCAAATGATGCCACATCTAAAAGTGTTTTCTGCGAAAAGAAATTTAGGGCGTTCCAGGGCAGAATGAACTTTAGATTCTTGAACAATCTGTGGGCTATGAGCGGGAGCAGGGTCACTAAGAGCTATATAAAGAGATTGAAAGATGGGGAAGAACAAAGGCAATCCACGAGATACACTGATGTTAGCGCTTCTGCACAG GGTCAATGTGTGGGACCAAGGTTAGGATATAGAAGTAGCAGCTTGGAAGGATTATTCTCTAGATTTCGAGCAAATCTAATGGTCCTGTTTAGCAGCCTGGGAGCAAGATATCAAATATTTCCCTTTCATCTTCCAATTAATCGACACACAATTCAAATGATATTCACGATAATCTTTGCACTCATATTTTTGG GTATACTGGTGTCCCGGATTGCTTGA
- the LOC110649879 gene encoding uncharacterized protein At5g03900, chloroplastic codes for MASMSTCFTVSAKSRILHSHPMVISKPSFRLKPPDSFTNIQPLHSSRIPFKFANSRVSAAFVRASIDVPTGIRPGGVMESDKLPADVRKRTMEAVDACGGRVTIGDVASRAGLNLNQAQKALQAVAADTDGFLEVSDEGDVLYVFPKDYRSKLTAKSFRMKVEPLFDKAKATAEYLIRVSFGTALIASIVIVYTTIIALLSSRSEEDHRGRRGGRSYDSGFTFYFSPTDLFWYWDPYYYRRRQVQIDDDGKMNFIESVFSFVFGDGDPNQGIEEERWKLIGQYISSNGGVVTAEELAPYLDIQTTEQITNDESYILPVLLRFDGQPEIDDEGNILYRFPTLQRTASSQRSRRKEYLGRRWADWVGIEKFFREKKWQFSKTGASEKAMVIGLGGANLFGVIILGAMLKDIAVTPSGLIKFVSGIFPLLQIYAGSFFAIPLIRWFLVRKRNADIEKRNQAREQVARTLELPDPSLKQKLLSARDMAQKTVIGKDRIVYSTDRDIIEQDVEAQEWDRRFREIDKSQ; via the exons ATGGCTTCGATGTCCACCTGCTTCACTGTGTCCGCCAAATCTCGCATCCTACATTCTCATCCAATGGTCATTTCAAAACCCTCATTTCGCCTTAAACCTCCCGATTCTTTTACTAATATTCAACCACTTCATTCCTCCAGAATTCCTTTCAAATTTGCCAACTCTAGGGTTTCTGCGGCCTTCGTCAGGGCGAGCATTGATGTACCCACCGGAATTAGGCCCGGAGGTGTCATGGAGAGCGATAAATTGCCGGCTGATGTCAGGAAGCGAACGATGGAAGCTGTTGATGCTTGTGGAGGGAGGGTTACGATAGGGGATGTGGCTAGCAGGGCTGGACTTAACTTGAATCAAGCTCAAAAGGCTCTCCAGGCTGTTGCTGCTGATACCGATGGCTTTCTAGAG GTTTCAGATGAAGGTGATGTGCTTTACGTTTTTCCTAAAGATTACCGCTCAAAGCTTACAGCAAAGTCATTTAGGATGAAAGTTGAACCTTTGTTTGATAAGGCGAAG GCCACTGCTGAATATCTTATTAGGGTATCCTTTGGAACAGCACTAATTGCTTCAATAGTTATTGTTTATACAACTATAATCGCTCTCCTTTCAAGTAGAAG TGAAGAAGACCATCGTGGAAGACGTGGAGGCAGATCGTATGACTCAGGATTCACCTTTTACTTTAGTCCTACTGatctattttg GTACTGGGATCCATATTACTATAGGAGGCGACAAGTACAAATAGATGATGATGGAAAGATGAACTTCATTGAATCT GTCTTCTCATTTGTGTTTGGGGATGGTGATCCTAACCAAGGAATTGAAGAAGAGAGGTGGAAGTTG ATTGGACAATATATTTCATCCAATGGTGGTGTCGTCACAGCTGAAGAACTTGCACCATATCTTGATATACAGACTACTGAGCAAATTACG AATGATGAGTCATATATTTTACCAGTTCTTCTACGATTTGATGGTCAGCCAGAAATTGATGATGAG GGAAATATTCTGTACCGATTTCCTACGCTTCAGCGTACAGCTTCTTCTCAGAGAAGTAGGAGAAAGGAATATTTAGGCAGGAGATGGGCGGATTGGGTTGGGATTGAGAAGTTTTTCAGGGAGAAAAAATGGCAATTCAG TAAGACTGGTGCATCAGAGAAAGCAATGGTCATTGGATTGGGTGGGGCTAACCTGTTTGGAGTCATTATTCTGGGAGCCATGTTAAA GGATATTGCTGTTACACCAAGTGGATTAATTAAATTTGTTTCTGGCATATTTCCTCTACTTCAG ATATATGCTGGTTCTTTCTTTGCTATTCCTTTGATCCGCTGGTTCCTCGTTCGCAAGAGGAATGCTGATATAGAGAAAAGAAATCAAGCAAGGGAACAAGTTGCTCGAACGCTTGAACTTCCTGATCCTTCACTAAAACAGAAG CTTCTGAGTGCTCGGGATATGGCCCAAAAGACAGTGATAGGGAAGGACCGCATTGTCTATAGTACTGACAGGGACATAATTGAGCAAGATGTTGAGGCCCAAGAATGGGATAGGAGATTCCGAGAGATTGACAAGTCACAATGA
- the LOC131178805 gene encoding uncharacterized protein LOC131178805 yields the protein MVGNICRDYWHHIYSFLHSQSNQQQLIPTVVFLLWHIWKSWNALIFRNQILHPQQVIVLALNHLEDFTSAYSVSSMDSVLASEPQGWSSPPEGILKINFDAAFSSHNNSGAIAAICRDHLNNVIGWLCKRLNVVLNPLVVETLAGREKPSVGLITEVFIMFGLKGMLF from the coding sequence ATGGTGGGTAATATTTGTCGAGACTATTGGCATCATATCTATAGCTTCCTGCATTCTCAAAGCAATCAGCAACAGCTCATCCCTACGGTGGTTTTCCTACTGTGGCACATTTGGAAATCATGGAATGCTCTTATTTTCAGGAATCAAATTCTCCATCCCCAGCAAGTCATAGTGTTAGCTTTAAATCATCTAGAGGACTTCACTTCTGCTTATAGTGTTTCTTCCATGGATTCTGTTTTGGCATCAGAACCTCAAGGTTGGAGTTCGCCACCTGAaggtattttaaaaattaattttgatgctGCCTTCTCTTCTCACAACAACTCGGGGGCTATAGCAGCTATTTGTAGAGACCACCTAAACAATGTTATAGGTTGGTTGTGCAAACGCTTAAATGTTGTTCTTAACCCTCTGGTTGTAGAAACTTTGGCAGGTAGAGAGAAGCCATCAGTTGGGCTTATAACAGAGGTTTTCATTATGTTTGGTTTGAAGGGGATGCTCTTTTAG